A genomic window from Neoarius graeffei isolate fNeoGra1 chromosome 5, fNeoGra1.pri, whole genome shotgun sequence includes:
- the LOC132886309 gene encoding uncharacterized protein LOC132886309, with the protein MAGLRAEDQASFHNFLRMPAVMFDELRQRVGPRITKKDTRFRPALDPGMKLALTLRHLASGDSYALQKFAWRVPHNTQSLVVREVCHAILDEYLDEMLTCPSTPEEWKEVADRFYQRWNFPHVLGALDGKHVAIRCPAESGSLYYNYKGFYSIVLLALVDSDYKFLWADLGGLGSASDAQIYNSSELKHGAEEDLLGFPQPIPLPQDTTDVPYFFIGDDAFALRAYMMKPYSLRGLSQEERIFNYRLSRARRVVENAFGILANRFQVIFGTMQHKPETVKLIVKTCLVLHNLMRVRYPTLQNQQLDQPEGPEEDFVPGAWRDGFNMEDTQVVAGPNTATKEAKKQRNLIKHSSAGALDWEDRMV; encoded by the coding sequence atggctgGACTCAGAGCTGAAGACCAAGCCTCCTTCCACAACTTCCTGCGCATGCCAGCAGTGATGTTTGATGAGCTGAGACAGAGAGTTGGTCCCAGGATCACCAAGAAGGACACTCGCTTTAGACCGGCCCTCGACCCTGGTATGAAGCTGGCCCTGACTTTGCGACACCTTGCCTCTGGTGACAGCTATGCTTTGCAGAAGTTTGCCTGGAGAGTACCTCACAACACACAGTCACTGGTGGTCAGAGAGGTTTGCCATGCCATACTGGACGAGTACCTGGATGAGATGCTGACCTGCCCCAGTACGCCAGAAGAGTGGAAGGAAGTTGCTGACAGATTCTATCAGAGGTGGAACTTCCCCCATGTCCTGGGAGCACTAGATGGCAAGCATGTGGCCATTAGGTGTCCTGCAGAGAGTGGCTCCTTGTATTACAACTACAAGGGGTTCTATTCCATCGTGTTGCTGGCCCTTGTGGATTCTGACTACAAGTTCCTGTGGGCAGATCTTGGAGGCCTGGGATCAGCATCCGATGCCCAGATCTACAACTCCAGTGAGCTGAAACATGGAGCTGAAGAAGACCTGCTTGGGTTTCCACAGCCTATACCTCTCCCACAAGACACTACAGATGTTCCATACTTCTTCATTGGAGATGATGCCTTTGCCCTGAGAGCCTACATGATGAAGCCCTACAGTCTCCGTGGTCTATCACAGGAGGAGCGCATTTTCAACTACAGACTGTCGAGAGCCAGGAGGGTCGTGGAGAACGCTTTTGGGATCCTTGCCAACAGGTTCCAGGTGATTTTTGGCACTATGCAGCACAAGCCAGAGACTGTGAAGCTGATAGTGAAGACCTGCTTGGTCCTTCACAACTTGATGAGGGTCAGATATCCAACGCTGCAGAACCAACAGCTGGACCAGCCAGAAGGTCCAGAAGAAGACTTTGTGCCTGGTGCCTGGAGAGATGGCTTCAATATGGAAGACACACAGGTTGTTGCAGGCCCCAACACTGCAACCAAGGAAGCCAAGAAGCAGAGGAACCTCATCAAGCACTCCTCAGCTGGGGCACTGGACTGGGAGGACAGGATGGTGTAG